The following coding sequences are from one Gossypium hirsutum isolate 1008001.06 chromosome A12, Gossypium_hirsutum_v2.1, whole genome shotgun sequence window:
- the LOC121211146 gene encoding heavy metal-associated isoprenylated plant protein 39 — protein MAAQKAILKIMTMNDEKTKKKAIEAVADIYGVDSIAADVKEQKLTVIGEMDTVAIAKKLTKIGKVDIVTVGPAKEEKKDDKKDKKDEKKDKKKGEKKK, from the exons ATGGCGGCGCAG AAGGCGATATTGAAAATCATGACCATGAACGATGAAAAGACAAAAAAGAAAGCAATAGAGGCTGTTGCCGACATATATG GGGTTGATTCAATCGCGGCAGATGTGAAGGAGCAAAAGTTGACAGTCATAGGGGAGATGGACACGGTTGCCATTGCCAAAAAACTCACGAAAATAGGGAAAGTAGACATTGTTACAGTGGGACCTgcaaaagaagagaagaaagatgACAAAAAAGacaagaaagatgaaaagaaagaCAAAAAGAAGGGTGA